GATCCGTTGCCCACCGAGCCTCGGCCACATCGCCTCGCTCGGGGTCGCTTCGCGGCCACAACCATCCCAAGTGTGCGAAAACGGCAATCACTCCCGTGCTAACACGGCATCGACTGCCAGAGCGGCGAGGAAAGCGCACCCCGTAACCGACACAAACCATCCTGCCCCACCGCCTCATGACACCGCTCGGAGGAGCCGACCGGGACGGTGTGCCCGTAACCGACATAACCATCCTGCCCCACCGCCCCTACCGATTTGAACATAACACGTCAATACATATTATATAGTAGTAGTGTACTAAATTATGTGCTAAAGCGGTAGCAGATCCTGTGCTAGAGCGGGAATCGTCGGTCTGGAGAGGTAGAGTTCGAGCGTGTCGGAGTATCTCCCCAGAATCCTCGACGAGTTGGTTGAGGAATACCTGACCGAGTTGCCGGCAATAATGCTCGTCGGGCCACGCGCCTGCGGGAAGACCACAACCGCCGCTCGCCACGCTGCGACCATCATCCGGTTGGATTCCGACGCCGATACCGCTGCCTTGGGCACCGACCCAGATGCGGCCCTGCGCGACCGCACCGAACCTGTCCTCTTGGACGAGTGGCAGCTAATGCCAACCGTCTTGCGCGCGTTGAAGCGGGCCGTAGACACCGAACGCCGGCCCGGGCGCTTCCTGATCACCGGCTCGGCCCGAAGCGACACGGCCGACCGATTCTGGCCCGGAACCGGCCGGGTGGTGATGATTCCCATGTATCCGCTGACGATTGCGGAGCAAATGCAACGAACTGTCCGACCGATCGTGGACCGGGTCGTGGACGGGGAATCGCTGCGAGGCGACGTCGCTGCCCCGGACCTGCGGGGTTACCTGGAGCTGGCTCTTCGCGGCGGTTTCCCGGAACCCGCGTTGCATCTGGGCGATAGGTCCGCCAGGGACTGGCTTGAAAGCTACGCCGACCAGATCGCCTTCAGGGATGCCCGCTCCTACGGCGAAGTCCCGGACGCGGCGCGCATGCGCCGTTACCTGTCCTCCTTCGCCATCAACTCCGCAGGCACGCCCCAGGACAAGACCCTGTACGACGCAGCAGGCATATCCAGAAAGACCGCTGCCGCCTACGAGCGGCGTCTGGTCGATCTTATGGTGATCGACAGGATGTCGGCTTGGTCCACGAATCGCCTCAAGCGTTTGAGCCGCACACCGAAGCGGTACGTGATCGACTCAGGGCTGCTTGCGGGCATCCTCCGCACAGATCTCGAAGACACCTTGAGCGACGGAGCGCTTCTAGGTGCCATGATCGACACCTTCGTCGTAGCTC
Above is a genomic segment from bacterium containing:
- a CDS encoding DUF4143 domain-containing protein → MSEYLPRILDELVEEYLTELPAIMLVGPRACGKTTTAARHAATIIRLDSDADTAALGTDPDAALRDRTEPVLLDEWQLMPTVLRALKRAVDTERRPGRFLITGSARSDTADRFWPGTGRVVMIPMYPLTIAEQMQRTVRPIVDRVVDGESLRGDVAAPDLRGYLELALRGGFPEPALHLGDRSARDWLESYADQIAFRDARSYGEVPDAARMRRYLSSFAINSAGTPQDKTLYDAAGISRKTAAAYERRLVDLMVIDRMSAWSTNRLKRLSRTPKRYVIDSGLLAGILRTDLEDTLSDGALLGAMIDTFVVAQLRAEAAVARTRYRLSHLRDQNGRREVDVIAELPRGRLIGIEIKAAAGVRRADARHLIWLRDSVGESFVAGVVFHTGRDTFELDDRIVATPISALWSA